From Bacteroidota bacterium, the proteins below share one genomic window:
- a CDS encoding NAD-dependent deacylase, which yields MKRHPRLVVLSGAGMSADSGIRTFRGADGLWENYRIEDVATPMAWQRDPELVQRFYNERRKQVLEAQPNEGHLALARLEACFDVRIITQNIDDLHERAGSSSVLHLHGEIRKSRSSLDPSLTYPIEGWELRMGERCAKGSQLRPHIVWFGEMVPLLPEAAHLVSTADVFLVVGTSLAVYPAASLVDYVPVAAERFVLDPEIPDHLMGYTAIRSGAASGLPKLALQLIETYTTKS from the coding sequence ATGAAAAGGCATCCACGACTGGTCGTATTGTCCGGTGCCGGCATGAGTGCCGACAGTGGTATTCGAACTTTTCGGGGCGCTGACGGACTTTGGGAAAACTACCGGATCGAAGACGTGGCTACTCCCATGGCCTGGCAGCGGGATCCGGAACTTGTTCAGCGTTTTTATAACGAGCGCCGCAAACAGGTACTGGAAGCTCAACCCAATGAGGGTCACCTCGCGCTTGCACGATTGGAAGCGTGTTTTGATGTCAGGATCATAACCCAAAACATCGATGACTTACACGAACGTGCCGGGTCGAGCAGTGTGTTGCACTTGCATGGAGAGATCCGCAAATCAAGGTCGTCCCTGGACCCCTCCTTGACCTATCCGATCGAGGGTTGGGAGTTGCGCATGGGAGAACGTTGTGCAAAAGGGTCGCAGTTGCGGCCGCACATAGTCTGGTTCGGAGAGATGGTGCCGTTATTGCCGGAGGCTGCCCACCTAGTTTCCACCGCCGATGTTTTTCTGGTCGTTGGAACGTCACTGGCCGTTTATCCTGCTGCCAGCCTGGTCGATTACGTGCCGGTAGCAGCAGAACGATTCGTTCTTGATCCGGAAATTCCGGACCACTTGATGGGTTATACAGCCATCCGTTCCGGTGCTGCATCCGGCTTGCCTAAGTTGGCGCTTCAATTGATCGAGACCTATACAACCAAGTCATGA
- a CDS encoding methionyl-tRNA formyltransferase, whose protein sequence is MKHAHPRIVFMGTPEFAVPSLEALVQAGFPVVGVVTAPDKPAGRGQQLQASAVKQAALRLGIQVFQPEKLRSPEFLEQLKSLQADLQIVVAFRMLPEVIWSAPPMGTFNLHASLLPQYRGAAPINWAIIQGERFTGITTFFLRQEIDTGNILLQEEVEIGSDETVGSLYARLMHAGAGLVVRTVQGLMDKSITPRPQADTSLDGSPFKPAPKLNKENTRLSTALPVASQFNFVRGLSPYPAAHGEFFRLSDQRSIPVKLFQVRASPDDKSHLSGKLLVQDKEKLFIEGPDGLLEILELQPAGKGRMKARDFLNGNRLEGEWTFR, encoded by the coding sequence ATGAAGCACGCGCACCCCAGGATCGTATTCATGGGAACTCCCGAGTTTGCCGTCCCTTCGCTGGAGGCACTGGTGCAGGCGGGATTTCCGGTGGTTGGAGTGGTTACAGCCCCCGACAAACCTGCCGGCCGTGGTCAGCAACTTCAGGCATCCGCTGTCAAGCAGGCGGCACTTCGGTTGGGCATCCAGGTATTTCAACCCGAAAAGCTACGATCTCCGGAGTTCCTAGAACAATTGAAATCCCTCCAGGCGGATCTGCAGATTGTCGTGGCCTTTCGAATGTTACCCGAGGTGATATGGTCGGCTCCTCCAATGGGAACCTTCAATTTACACGCGTCTTTACTTCCCCAATACCGCGGTGCCGCACCGATCAATTGGGCCATCATACAAGGTGAGCGTTTTACCGGTATCACGACCTTTTTTCTCCGGCAGGAGATCGACACCGGCAATATCCTGCTGCAGGAAGAAGTGGAAATCGGTAGTGACGAGACCGTAGGTTCCCTCTACGCGCGTCTGATGCACGCAGGCGCCGGACTCGTTGTCAGGACGGTGCAGGGGCTGATGGACAAGAGCATTACTCCCCGACCGCAGGCAGACACGTCGCTGGATGGATCTCCATTCAAGCCCGCACCGAAGCTGAACAAGGAAAATACTCGTTTGTCCACCGCGCTACCAGTTGCGTCGCAATTCAATTTCGTCCGGGGACTTTCCCCCTATCCGGCTGCGCATGGAGAGTTTTTCCGACTGTCGGACCAGCGTTCAATACCGGTAAAACTCTTCCAGGTCAGGGCCTCTCCTGATGACAAGTCGCATCTTTCCGGAAAGTTGCTGGTACAGGACAAAGAGAAGCTGTTTATAGAAGGTCCCGATGGCTTGTTGGAGATCCTGGAACTTCAACCGGCCGGGAAAGGTCGGATGAAGGCCCGTGATTTTCTGAATGGCAATCGACTGGAAGGTGAATGGACCTTTCGATAG
- a CDS encoding MATE family efflux transporter — protein sequence MAYPVMLGSFATTILNVTDSVFLGRIGEVELGASALGGILYFVFAMIGVSIGTGTQILIARRTGERNDAGVGPIFDHSFLLLAGISILLFLILFVGAPVFLPYMVRNPKILAAAIAFLEYRSFGIFFIMVAAVYRSFYVGIAQPKVYGTYSFLMAGLNLLLNYTLIFGHWGFPEMGIAGSGLASSISEAVALFYLVFYTSGKRSLNIYQLFKFKSIQSSVFRSTLELSIPLIVQNLLSMGAWFIFFIFIEKIGQHELAISNMVRGAYMVSMTPIWGFAIAANSMVSNVIGQDRREEVMVLLNRIILLAFGTAAVMVAINLLFPVQLLGAFTQNQQLIEDARPSLMVVNVSMFFFAFAMVCISAVSGTGATRTALYIEIAAILLYMVYNYLVTFVFSGTVEAVWMSEIIYWVFTGLASYQFLRSSRWKAIQL from the coding sequence ATGGCCTATCCGGTCATGCTGGGCAGCTTCGCGACCACGATCCTCAACGTTACCGATTCGGTATTCCTTGGACGAATCGGCGAGGTGGAACTGGGCGCTTCTGCGCTTGGCGGTATCCTGTATTTCGTCTTTGCGATGATCGGTGTCTCCATCGGTACCGGAACGCAAATACTGATCGCGCGTCGTACCGGTGAAAGGAACGATGCCGGGGTTGGGCCGATCTTCGACCATAGTTTTCTACTGCTTGCGGGAATAAGCATCCTGTTGTTCCTGATCTTGTTTGTAGGAGCTCCGGTCTTCCTGCCCTATATGGTCCGGAACCCCAAGATCCTGGCGGCAGCGATCGCCTTCCTGGAGTATCGGTCTTTCGGTATTTTCTTCATCATGGTCGCTGCGGTCTATCGAAGCTTCTATGTCGGCATCGCGCAACCCAAAGTCTATGGGACCTACAGTTTTCTAATGGCAGGGTTGAACCTGTTACTGAATTACACACTGATCTTCGGGCATTGGGGCTTTCCTGAAATGGGGATTGCCGGATCAGGACTTGCTTCCAGTATTTCGGAAGCTGTCGCGTTGTTCTATCTGGTCTTCTATACGAGCGGCAAACGATCCCTGAACATCTATCAGCTTTTCAAATTCAAATCCATTCAGTCGTCCGTCTTTCGTTCCACACTTGAGTTGTCGATACCGCTGATAGTTCAAAACCTCCTTTCCATGGGAGCCTGGTTCATCTTTTTCATTTTTATCGAAAAGATCGGGCAACACGAGCTGGCCATCAGCAATATGGTCCGTGGTGCCTACATGGTCAGCATGACCCCAATATGGGGCTTCGCCATCGCGGCGAATTCCATGGTCAGCAACGTCATCGGACAAGACCGGCGCGAGGAAGTCATGGTGCTCCTAAACAGGATCATTCTGCTTGCATTCGGAACCGCTGCAGTCATGGTCGCCATCAACCTGCTGTTTCCCGTTCAGCTACTGGGGGCCTTTACGCAGAACCAACAGCTCATCGAGGACGCGCGACCAAGTCTGATGGTGGTGAATGTTTCGATGTTCTTTTTCGCATTTGCCATGGTCTGCATCAGCGCTGTCAGCGGAACGGGGGCGACCCGCACCGCCCTTTATATCGAGATTGCCGCCATCCTGTTGTACATGGTATACAATTATCTTGTCACCTTTGTTTTTTCCGGAACGGTGGAAGCTGTGTGGATGTCGGAAATCATTTACTGGGTATTCACCGGTCTGGCTTCTTACCAGTTTTTACGTTCCTCACGATGGAAAGCCATCCAATTATGA
- a CDS encoding class I SAM-dependent rRNA methyltransferase, producing MTGTLPRVVLHPKKERSLLQRHPWVFSGAIRSIDQGVSEGDWVEVIGSDGRFLGAGHFHEGSIKVRLLSFHPTVGEQQFWNERILAAYHLRERLGLTRSKQTTAYRLVHGEGDELPGLIIDIYGDTAVVQCHSWGMYRALDQITEALIGCYGERLTTIFDKSADTLERQTERKVDNRFLKGDRTATTIEENGVRFHVNWVEGQKTGFFLDQRENRELIRTYAHERDVLNTFSYSGGFSMYAGLAGARSVVSVDSSRKAIEACNRNAELNGLQQHASSCSDVFDFLKHQSEQQFDLIVLDPPAFAKHLSSVENAMIGYRNLNTEGFRRIKSGGILFTFSCSQVMDKLLFRKVVFQAALQARRTVRILHQLSQGPDHPINVYHPEGEYLKGLVLYVS from the coding sequence ATGACAGGAACCCTGCCACGCGTCGTATTGCATCCTAAAAAGGAACGTTCGCTTCTTCAGCGGCATCCCTGGGTCTTCAGTGGCGCCATTCGTTCCATTGACCAGGGGGTTTCGGAAGGCGATTGGGTGGAGGTAATCGGGTCCGACGGCCGTTTCCTAGGGGCCGGGCATTTCCATGAAGGATCTATCAAAGTTCGCCTCCTGTCTTTTCATCCGACTGTTGGTGAACAACAGTTTTGGAATGAACGCATACTGGCGGCATACCACCTGCGGGAGCGACTGGGTTTGACGCGTTCGAAGCAAACAACCGCGTACCGCCTCGTTCATGGGGAAGGCGATGAATTGCCGGGACTGATCATCGATATCTACGGGGATACCGCTGTTGTTCAGTGTCATTCCTGGGGCATGTACCGTGCCCTTGACCAGATCACAGAGGCGCTGATTGGTTGTTATGGTGAACGGTTAACAACGATCTTTGACAAGAGTGCAGATACGTTAGAGCGCCAGACTGAGCGAAAGGTTGATAACCGGTTTCTTAAAGGGGATCGCACAGCGACCACGATCGAGGAAAACGGCGTCCGCTTTCATGTGAATTGGGTGGAAGGGCAAAAGACCGGATTCTTTCTGGATCAACGGGAGAATCGGGAGCTCATACGCACTTATGCCCATGAGCGCGATGTCCTGAACACCTTCAGTTACTCGGGTGGATTCTCGATGTATGCCGGTTTGGCGGGAGCGCGGTCGGTTGTTTCCGTTGACAGTTCTAGGAAAGCGATAGAAGCCTGTAACCGCAATGCGGAGCTGAACGGACTACAGCAACACGCTTCTTCGTGTTCCGATGTGTTCGACTTTCTTAAACACCAGTCCGAGCAGCAATTCGACCTGATCGTACTGGATCCGCCGGCATTTGCCAAGCACCTGAGTTCGGTTGAGAATGCCATGATCGGTTATCGCAATCTGAACACCGAAGGGTTCCGACGAATCAAATCCGGAGGCATCCTGTTCACCTTTTCTTGTTCCCAGGTGATGGACAAATTGCTCTTCCGGAAAGTAGTTTTTCAGGCGGCCTTACAGGCGCGCAGAACGGTCCGCATCCTGCATCAACTCAGCCAGGGACCCGATCACCCGATCAATGTCTACCATCCGGAAGGTGAGTACCTGAAAGGACTGGTCTTGTACGTTTCCTGA
- a CDS encoding DNA-3-methyladenine glycosylase, whose protein sequence is MAIVNRKLSKDFYRRSDVVGIARDLLGQILVTRINGTPTAGYITETEAYAGISDRASHAFGDRNTPRTRIMYLEGGVAYVYLIYGIHSLFNVVTNQEGIPHAVLVRSLFPFKGIEVMTDRRGRQLSPDKLCTGPGSVSRALGIHFSDTGTDLLGDRIWIERNELKLPDTLIRQGPRIGVDYAGPDALLPYRFHVRHPDLKSLWKL, encoded by the coding sequence ATGGCGATCGTGAACCGGAAGTTGTCGAAGGATTTTTATCGCCGAAGCGACGTCGTTGGCATTGCCCGGGACTTGTTGGGTCAGATCCTGGTTACCCGTATCAACGGAACGCCTACTGCCGGATACATTACGGAAACAGAAGCTTATGCCGGAATATCGGATCGGGCTTCCCATGCATTCGGTGATCGCAACACGCCAAGAACCCGAATCATGTACCTCGAAGGCGGAGTCGCTTATGTCTATCTAATCTACGGGATTCATTCGCTCTTCAATGTTGTCACGAACCAGGAAGGAATTCCGCATGCCGTCTTAGTGAGAAGTCTTTTTCCGTTCAAGGGAATCGAAGTCATGACCGATCGAAGAGGACGGCAATTGTCGCCGGATAAACTGTGTACCGGTCCGGGGAGCGTCTCGCGTGCGCTCGGCATCCATTTTAGCGATACCGGAACCGATCTGCTGGGAGACCGGATCTGGATCGAGCGAAATGAATTGAAGCTCCCCGATACGCTGATCCGGCAAGGGCCCCGAATCGGAGTGGATTATGCCGGACCGGATGCCTTACTTCCCTACCGTTTCCATGTCAGGCACCCGGACCTGAAATCCCTGTGGAAGCTTTGA
- a CDS encoding RecQ family ATP-dependent DNA helicase, which translates to MSDQIHQVLTRYWGFSRFRPLQEEIIRSVLDGKDTLALLPTGGGKSICFQVPAMAMDGLCLVVSPLIALMKDQVERLKSKGIAAASLVSGMSKAEIDLTLENCIYGKTKFLYVSPERLGNELFLTRAARFPLCLLAIDEAHCISQWGYDFRPSYLKIAEFRKLHPQVPVLALTATATPKVQDDIQERLGFKEQNVLRKSFERPNLSYVVLEEEDKLGRLLKVVRGVRGTGVVYGRTRKRTREVAEFLQRNGIKAGYYHAGLERSQRDRMQDDWMKGRTPIIVSTNAFGMGIDKPDVRFVVHVDLPDSLEAYFQEAGRAGRDEQKAYAVLLFHRSDELEMERRVQQSFPEMKTVRQVYLALANHYQLPVGSGKGVSFPFDIVDFCRMYELEVPVVHSCLTILGLQGLIALEESPEFRSRLHVMVRPEALYEFQVKSQVHDKLIKTMLRSYEGVFEEYVQIRETELAERSGLNVQQVKSFLEQLTKLRLLDYQPAIEEPRLNFITERLDQKDLHIDREHLANRKTRYLERAKAMLHYATDQEHCRSQLLLQYFGEAVRHRCGVCDYCLERNKANVNDLEFERISRQVEEQLKLRPMALQELVDSIRDAGEEQRLKVITWMIEHDQLHLSEEQLLSWRS; encoded by the coding sequence ATGAGTGATCAGATCCATCAGGTACTGACCCGGTATTGGGGGTTTTCCCGATTTCGTCCCTTGCAGGAAGAGATCATTCGGTCCGTCCTGGATGGGAAGGATACGCTCGCCCTGCTCCCTACGGGTGGCGGGAAATCGATCTGTTTCCAGGTTCCGGCAATGGCTATGGACGGCTTGTGTCTGGTCGTATCTCCCCTGATCGCGTTGATGAAGGATCAGGTCGAACGCTTGAAGTCCAAAGGTATTGCAGCGGCATCCCTGGTGTCCGGAATGAGCAAAGCCGAGATCGATCTGACCCTGGAGAACTGCATATACGGAAAGACGAAGTTTCTATACGTGTCCCCGGAACGGCTGGGAAACGAACTGTTCCTTACCCGTGCTGCTCGATTTCCACTGTGCCTGCTTGCCATCGACGAAGCTCATTGCATTTCACAATGGGGATACGATTTCCGGCCGTCTTACCTGAAGATCGCCGAGTTTCGGAAGTTGCATCCACAGGTACCGGTCTTGGCTTTAACGGCAACGGCGACCCCCAAAGTTCAGGACGATATTCAGGAACGTTTGGGTTTTAAAGAACAAAACGTTCTTCGCAAAAGCTTCGAACGGCCGAACCTGTCCTATGTAGTATTGGAGGAAGAAGATAAACTGGGACGCCTTTTGAAAGTAGTACGGGGAGTTCGGGGAACCGGCGTTGTCTATGGACGGACGCGAAAACGTACGCGCGAAGTAGCGGAATTTCTGCAACGGAACGGAATCAAAGCCGGCTATTATCATGCGGGACTGGAACGAAGTCAGCGGGATCGTATGCAGGACGATTGGATGAAAGGTCGTACGCCGATCATTGTTTCAACCAACGCCTTCGGAATGGGAATCGACAAGCCGGATGTCCGCTTTGTCGTGCACGTGGACTTGCCTGACAGTTTGGAAGCCTACTTTCAGGAGGCGGGGCGTGCCGGTCGCGATGAACAAAAAGCCTACGCGGTGCTCCTCTTCCATCGTTCGGATGAACTTGAAATGGAACGGCGCGTGCAGCAGTCCTTTCCGGAAATGAAAACAGTCCGACAGGTATACCTGGCATTGGCTAACCATTATCAACTCCCGGTCGGTTCCGGCAAAGGCGTCAGTTTCCCATTCGATATCGTCGACTTTTGCAGGATGTATGAGCTTGAAGTGCCCGTTGTACATAGTTGTCTGACGATTCTTGGACTTCAGGGGTTGATCGCGTTGGAAGAATCACCGGAATTCCGTTCCCGATTGCACGTGATGGTGCGGCCGGAAGCACTCTATGAATTCCAGGTCAAAAGCCAGGTGCACGATAAGCTGATCAAGACCATGCTGCGTTCCTATGAAGGCGTCTTCGAAGAGTACGTCCAGATCCGGGAAACGGAGCTTGCGGAGCGCTCGGGTCTGAACGTTCAACAGGTAAAGTCCTTTCTCGAACAGTTGACCAAGTTGCGATTGCTAGACTATCAGCCGGCCATTGAAGAGCCCAGACTGAATTTCATTACCGAGCGACTTGATCAGAAGGACCTGCACATCGACCGGGAGCATTTGGCGAACCGGAAGACCCGATATCTCGAACGCGCGAAAGCGATGTTGCACTATGCCACGGATCAGGAGCATTGCCGCAGCCAACTACTGCTCCAGTACTTCGGTGAAGCGGTGCGTCATCGTTGTGGTGTCTGCGATTATTGCCTTGAGCGGAACAAAGCGAATGTGAACGATCTTGAATTCGAGCGAATCTCCCGCCAGGTAGAAGAACAACTCAAACTGCGACCGATGGCTCTCCAGGAATTGGTGGATTCCATCCGTGATGCCGGCGAAGAGCAGCGACTGAAGGTCATCACCTGGATGATCGAGCACGATCAGCTTCACCTTTCGGAGGAGCAACTCCTGTCATGGCGATCGTGA